In Streptomyces capitiformicae, one genomic interval encodes:
- a CDS encoding TetR/AcrR family transcriptional regulator produces the protein MTAIEQTEAARPRGTRLPRRARRNQLLGAAQEVFVAQGYHSAAMDDIAERAGVSKPVLYQHFPGKLDLYLALLDQHCESLIQAVRGALASTTDNKQRVRATMDAYFAYVEDEGGAFRLVFESDLTNEPAVRERVDKVTTECAEAIRDVIAEDTGLSSAEAMLLASGLGGLAQVVARSWLHSDRSVPREQAVQLLASLAWRGIAGFPLHGTDHH, from the coding sequence GTGACAGCCATCGAGCAGACAGAGGCGGCACGCCCGCGGGGCACACGCCTTCCGCGCCGAGCCCGACGGAACCAGCTGCTGGGCGCCGCCCAGGAAGTCTTCGTGGCCCAGGGATACCACTCGGCCGCGATGGACGACATCGCCGAGCGCGCGGGCGTCAGCAAGCCGGTTCTCTACCAGCACTTCCCGGGCAAGCTCGACCTCTATCTGGCCCTGCTGGACCAGCACTGCGAGTCCCTCATCCAGGCCGTACGCGGCGCGCTCGCGTCGACGACCGACAACAAGCAGCGCGTACGGGCCACGATGGACGCGTACTTCGCGTACGTCGAGGACGAGGGCGGCGCCTTCCGGCTGGTCTTCGAGTCGGACCTGACGAACGAGCCCGCCGTACGTGAGCGCGTCGACAAGGTCACCACAGAGTGCGCCGAGGCGATCCGCGACGTCATCGCCGAGGACACCGGCCTGTCGAGCGCGGAGGCGATGCTCCTCGCCTCGGGTCTGGGCGGCCTCGCCCAGGTCGTCGCGCGGTCCTGGCTGCACAGCGACCGCAGTGTCCCGCGCGAGCAGGCGGTCCAGCTGCTGGCCTCGCTGGCCTGGCGCGGCATCGCAGGCTTCCCGCTGCACGGCACCGACCACCACTGA
- a CDS encoding ferritin-like fold-containing protein gives MRFMTTSDKPENSAATADTADTTAEVTGIAAQDWDRASVDPQYRAAVVDLLGALAYGELAAFERLAEDAKLAPTLVDKAELAKMAAAEFHHFERLRDRLTEIGEEPTRAMEPFVDALDGFHKQTAPSDWLEGLVKAYVGDSIASDFYREVAAHLDADTRGLVLAVLDDTGHAGFAVEKVRAAIDEDPRVGGRLALWARRLMGEALSQSQRVVADRDALSTMLVGGVADGFDLAEVGRMFSRITEAHTKRMAALGLAA, from the coding sequence GTGCGCTTCATGACGACGTCTGACAAGCCTGAGAACTCCGCCGCCACTGCTGATACGGCCGACACCACCGCCGAGGTCACCGGAATCGCCGCCCAGGACTGGGACCGGGCCTCCGTCGACCCGCAGTACCGCGCCGCCGTGGTCGATCTGCTCGGAGCGCTGGCGTACGGGGAACTCGCGGCGTTCGAACGGCTCGCGGAGGACGCGAAGCTGGCGCCGACGCTCGTCGACAAGGCCGAGCTGGCGAAGATGGCGGCCGCCGAGTTCCACCACTTCGAGAGGTTGCGGGACCGGCTCACGGAGATCGGGGAGGAGCCGACGCGGGCCATGGAACCGTTCGTCGACGCGCTCGACGGCTTCCACAAGCAGACGGCGCCGTCGGACTGGCTGGAGGGGCTCGTCAAGGCGTACGTCGGCGACTCGATCGCCAGTGACTTCTACCGGGAGGTCGCGGCCCATCTCGACGCGGACACGCGCGGGCTGGTGCTCGCCGTGCTCGACGACACCGGGCACGCCGGGTTCGCCGTGGAGAAGGTGCGGGCCGCGATCGACGAGGACCCGCGCGTGGGCGGGCGGTTGGCGCTGTGGGCGCGGCGGTTGATGGGGGAGGCGCTGTCGCAGTCGCAGCGGGTGGTCGCCGACCGGGATGCCTTGTCCACCATGCTGGTGGGTGGCGTCGCGGACGGCTTCGATCTGGCTGAGGTGGGGCGGATGTTCTCGCGGATCACTGAGGCGCACACGAAGCGGATGGCTGCGCTGGGCCTCGCGGCCTGA
- a CDS encoding DUF3107 domain-containing protein, whose amino-acid sequence MEVKIGVQHAPREIVLESGQSAEEVERAVAEALAGKSALLSLTDEHGRKVLVPADRLAYVDIGESAVRKVGFSAL is encoded by the coding sequence GTGGAGGTCAAGATCGGCGTGCAGCACGCGCCCCGCGAGATCGTTCTGGAGAGCGGTCAGAGTGCCGAGGAGGTCGAGCGTGCCGTTGCCGAGGCGCTGGCCGGCAAGTCGGCGCTGCTGAGCCTCACGGACGAACACGGCCGCAAGGTCCTGGTCCCGGCCGACCGTCTCGCGTACGTCGACATCGGCGAGTCGGCCGTCCGCAAGGTGGGCTTCAGCGCGCTGTAG
- a CDS encoding DUF1772 domain-containing protein: protein MNILIHVLPGIAVLTCSAVYGADLFAAIVLRSALSEVDDRTLTTTMGHVHRYGDQRMPVPFVLSVVTSVLSVVAALVAGRTAVALASMLAVAALLCWISIYLRVSAPINRALTAAAAEKRALPNARTLQRRWDRVVPLRLSLQAIAVAALCTALGLA, encoded by the coding sequence ATGAACATCCTGATACACGTGCTCCCGGGTATCGCCGTGCTCACCTGTTCGGCTGTATACGGAGCCGATCTGTTCGCGGCCATCGTCCTTCGGTCTGCGCTGTCCGAAGTCGATGATCGGACGCTCACCACCACGATGGGCCACGTTCACCGGTACGGCGACCAGCGGATGCCTGTCCCGTTCGTCCTCAGCGTCGTCACAAGCGTCCTCAGTGTGGTAGCGGCGCTGGTGGCCGGGCGCACGGCGGTCGCGTTGGCAAGCATGCTCGCGGTGGCGGCCCTCCTCTGTTGGATCAGCATCTACCTCCGAGTCAGCGCACCGATCAATCGTGCGCTCACCGCCGCGGCCGCCGAAAAAAGGGCATTGCCCAACGCTCGTACCCTGCAACGGCGCTGGGACCGAGTGGTTCCGCTCCGCCTCTCCCTACAGGCGATCGCCGTTGCCGCGCTGTGCACCGCGCTCGGCCTGGCCTAA
- a CDS encoding DNRLRE domain-containing protein, which produces MSVGLLQGAAEAAPQAKPAKPGAVTAAADIASAKVAARLSGKRVEALSERTETSTTWVNKDGSLTTELSAGPVRFERDGAWVNVDVELRESGSGVEPVAHPGGLRLAGKTGTPAKSLRAAQQSKAVDLVTLGEGDEQITLRWKGGLPEPVLDGTRAEYVNAVPGADVVVEATRTGFEQYVEIKKRPDTGGFSYTLPLETDGLKVEPLKNGGLQFTDEKNKKRAVMPAPVMWDSTVDKRSGEHTRRVPVSMKTVEREAGVDLVVTPDPEFLADPETKYPVTVDPSTSSLSNVFDTYVQQGETVDWSSDTELDFGNPGTTNADGTPRTAQSFISWNTSPIADALVSSAKLSLWNFHSGNQANCSAQSWEVWSAGAASTSSRWTNRPTMTAKKATSTETRGNPSCTSQPDGWINADVTTLAQEWASAKAARGHMGVRATSETAVAQWKRVNSANAAANPPKLVLNYNFRPKTGTKQEAGPPFFSYGGAYMVNTTTPTLRDTFVDADGDKVNGTFQIYDNATNTQVGEVIVSKYVASGSAASVTVPSGVLSNGKTYKFRTNPYDGAHYNTGWSAWKTFTVDTSAPSAPAQITSTDYPAGQWVKGAGQAGTFTVTPPSADHNWLEWSLDGVTWTRVATGGAAAAKAISIAPPKNGTHTLQVRSVDKADNKSEAKEYTFHAGSGGFVQPAEGERTARRLPLVAEAEGGKYDKVSFSWRRSEADAWVKIPVGDVTAGGTALTAWPVALTGGRNAALVWNAAGTVDPDGTVQIKADFTGPNSASSSTEPLTVVVDRNADGAATTEAGPGSLNLLTGDYTLSETDASFFGMTVTRTASSRNPDQGAKQEGQAAIFGKEWVAGTIADDTTSDYSHIRKISDTAVDVVLSEGDAVHFTANAAKTGWVPEPGAEALTLKGSVTGSFTLSDTEGTVTTFAKPGSAATTWQVSTTLIDGLSNTTTKVVSETVTVDGKTLARPKRIIAPTSAATAAACEADPATKGCRVLEFGYATATTATGTETDADFGDFTGQVKQVKLWATAPGAGAATATAVASYRYDSVGRLRQHWDPRIGQQAETQYAYHEGRVTWFQPPGVLPYTFDYGNAGSGNSPGAGMLLKVSRPALKQGTVDTTEGEAVTSVVYGVPLTGTKAPHSMGAGDVAKWGQLDAPSDATAVFPADSVPPSHDGADLTGGGYTRAEVHYLDASGRTVNTAEPGKHISTTEYDRFGNTVRELSAANRELALGTTDAQKDTLTGLGIISRSTAERAHLLSTTSLFNEAGTRELEEFGPLHRVDLTEDLKDGTTVLVKADTSVPARTWTVNEYDEGRPTDGTAKVRDQVTLKIVGARVRDYYSVMGEKRVTETQYDWAKGLPKLVIQDSGGLNLTTSAAYDAQGRITDVVPPAGTGEDAASRVTEYWAADGTGFCKGRPEWADQVCWSGPAGKITGGGSRPDEVTDSTVEYGYFGQPTKVTDTANGQSRTTTRSYDDAGRPLKTTVTGGLGQAVPESTVEYDPATGEVTKITSPTAGTITKAYDKLGRLVSYTDADGGRTTTAYDVLDRAVKVSDTVPSTVTYTYDHSAEPRGLVTRTSDSVAGDFSATYDADGSVASEKLPGGYTLNVTEDATGAPTSRAYTRDSDGTTVYTDVVTRSVQGRTTSHSGWSDQRYGYDRAGRLTTVEDTVGEVCTRRTYTFDKRANRTGLTTATGEASGACPTTGGTTTSHTYDSADRLVDSGYSYDAFGRTTALPGGTVDYYANDLAYRQTANGKRQTWQLDAAMRFRSWTAETGSGTTWTQTASKVNHYGDDSDNPRWIVEDTASGAVSRNVRSVSGDLAAVTGKTGDTELQFTTVHGDVALQLPLDASKAPVAVDTDEYGNAREGGGAGRYGWLGAKQRSAETPTGLVLMGARLYNPTTGRFLSVDPVTGGSCNSYEYVCGDPINLVDLDGRMTAVALVGMAGLGVSAGTVLAVIGVGAVVAIIGLIWWKGKKWAINKVKRLWREARKSGKEKGNDVPDFAKGERKGKNETLDKATDRVMKKGGYRPPYQKGPRSVYNKVRKYLSRN; this is translated from the coding sequence ATGTCCGTGGGCCTGTTGCAGGGGGCGGCCGAGGCCGCCCCGCAGGCGAAGCCCGCCAAGCCGGGGGCGGTGACCGCCGCGGCCGACATCGCGTCGGCGAAGGTCGCGGCGCGGTTGTCGGGGAAGCGGGTGGAGGCGCTGTCGGAGCGCACCGAGACCTCGACGACCTGGGTGAACAAGGACGGCAGCCTGACGACGGAGCTGTCGGCCGGGCCGGTGCGCTTCGAGCGTGACGGCGCGTGGGTGAACGTCGATGTGGAACTGCGCGAGTCGGGCAGCGGCGTGGAGCCGGTGGCGCACCCGGGCGGGCTGCGGCTGGCGGGAAAGACGGGTACGCCCGCGAAGTCGCTGAGGGCGGCGCAGCAGTCGAAGGCCGTCGACCTGGTGACGCTGGGCGAGGGTGATGAGCAGATCACGCTGCGCTGGAAGGGCGGTCTGCCGGAGCCGGTACTGGACGGGACGCGGGCGGAGTACGTCAACGCGGTGCCCGGCGCGGATGTGGTCGTCGAGGCGACCCGCACCGGCTTCGAGCAGTACGTCGAGATCAAGAAGAGGCCGGACACCGGCGGGTTCTCTTACACGCTGCCGTTGGAGACCGACGGGCTGAAGGTCGAGCCGCTGAAGAACGGCGGCCTGCAGTTCACCGACGAGAAGAACAAGAAGCGGGCCGTCATGCCCGCGCCGGTGATGTGGGACTCCACCGTCGACAAGCGCTCCGGCGAGCACACCCGCCGGGTGCCGGTGTCGATGAAGACGGTCGAGAGGGAGGCGGGCGTCGACCTGGTGGTCACCCCGGATCCCGAGTTCCTCGCCGATCCCGAGACCAAGTACCCCGTGACGGTGGACCCGTCGACGTCCTCGCTGTCGAATGTCTTCGACACCTATGTGCAGCAGGGCGAGACGGTCGACTGGTCGTCCGACACCGAGCTGGACTTCGGTAACCCGGGCACCACCAACGCAGACGGGACACCCCGCACGGCGCAGTCCTTCATCAGCTGGAACACCTCGCCGATCGCCGACGCCCTGGTCTCCAGCGCGAAGCTGAGCCTGTGGAACTTCCACTCGGGCAACCAGGCGAACTGCTCGGCGCAGTCATGGGAGGTGTGGTCCGCCGGGGCCGCGTCGACGTCCTCCCGGTGGACGAACCGCCCCACCATGACGGCGAAGAAGGCCACCTCGACCGAGACCCGCGGCAACCCCTCGTGCACCTCCCAGCCGGACGGCTGGATCAACGCCGATGTGACCACGCTGGCGCAGGAGTGGGCCTCGGCCAAGGCCGCCCGCGGGCACATGGGTGTGCGCGCGACGAGCGAGACGGCCGTGGCGCAGTGGAAGCGGGTCAACTCCGCGAACGCCGCGGCGAATCCGCCGAAGCTCGTGCTGAACTACAACTTCCGGCCGAAGACGGGCACCAAGCAGGAGGCCGGCCCGCCGTTCTTCTCCTACGGCGGCGCCTACATGGTGAACACCACCACACCGACGCTGCGCGACACCTTCGTCGACGCCGACGGTGACAAGGTCAACGGCACCTTCCAGATCTACGACAACGCCACCAACACCCAGGTCGGCGAGGTGATCGTCTCGAAGTACGTGGCTTCCGGGTCCGCGGCGTCGGTGACCGTCCCGTCCGGGGTGCTGAGCAACGGCAAGACGTACAAGTTCCGCACCAACCCCTACGACGGGGCGCACTACAACACCGGCTGGTCGGCGTGGAAGACGTTCACCGTCGACACCTCGGCCCCGTCCGCCCCGGCGCAGATCACCTCCACCGACTACCCGGCCGGCCAGTGGGTCAAGGGTGCCGGCCAGGCCGGTACCTTCACCGTCACCCCGCCCTCCGCGGACCACAACTGGCTGGAGTGGTCGCTGGACGGCGTCACCTGGACCAGGGTCGCCACCGGCGGCGCCGCCGCGGCCAAGGCGATCTCCATCGCCCCGCCCAAGAACGGCACCCACACCCTCCAGGTGAGGTCCGTCGACAAGGCGGACAACAAGTCCGAGGCGAAGGAGTACACCTTCCACGCCGGTTCCGGCGGCTTCGTCCAGCCGGCCGAGGGCGAGCGCACCGCACGCCGGCTGCCGCTGGTCGCCGAGGCCGAGGGCGGCAAGTACGACAAGGTCTCCTTCTCCTGGCGCCGCTCCGAGGCCGACGCCTGGGTGAAGATCCCCGTCGGGGACGTCACCGCCGGCGGCACGGCGCTGACCGCCTGGCCGGTCGCGCTCACGGGCGGCAGGAACGCGGCGCTGGTCTGGAACGCCGCCGGCACCGTCGACCCCGACGGCACGGTCCAGATCAAGGCCGACTTCACCGGGCCGAACTCCGCCTCCAGCAGCACCGAACCGCTGACCGTGGTCGTGGACCGCAACGCCGACGGCGCGGCCACCACCGAAGCCGGTCCCGGTTCGCTGAACCTGCTCACCGGTGACTACACACTGTCGGAGACCGACGCGTCGTTCTTCGGCATGACGGTGACGCGGACCGCTTCCTCGCGGAACCCCGACCAGGGCGCGAAGCAGGAAGGCCAGGCCGCGATCTTCGGCAAGGAGTGGGTCGCGGGCACCATCGCGGACGACACCACGTCCGACTACAGCCACATCCGCAAGATCTCCGACACCGCGGTCGACGTGGTGCTGTCCGAAGGCGACGCGGTCCACTTCACCGCCAACGCGGCCAAGACCGGCTGGGTCCCCGAGCCCGGCGCCGAGGCGCTCACCCTCAAGGGCTCCGTCACCGGCTCGTTCACCCTGTCCGACACCGAGGGCACGGTGACGACCTTCGCCAAGCCCGGTTCGGCGGCCACGACGTGGCAGGTCTCCACCACCCTGATCGACGGTCTGAGCAACACCACCACCAAGGTCGTCTCCGAGACCGTGACCGTGGACGGCAAGACGCTGGCCCGCCCCAAGCGGATCATCGCCCCCACCTCGGCCGCCACCGCCGCCGCGTGCGAGGCCGATCCGGCCACCAAGGGCTGCCGGGTACTGGAGTTCGGCTACGCCACCGCCACGACGGCGACCGGTACCGAGACCGACGCCGACTTCGGTGACTTCACCGGTCAGGTCAAGCAGGTCAAGCTGTGGGCCACCGCCCCCGGCGCCGGCGCCGCGACCGCAACCGCCGTGGCCTCGTACCGGTACGACTCCGTCGGTCGGCTGCGCCAGCACTGGGACCCGCGCATCGGACAGCAGGCCGAGACCCAGTACGCCTACCACGAGGGCCGCGTCACCTGGTTCCAGCCGCCGGGCGTGCTGCCGTACACCTTCGACTACGGCAACGCCGGCAGCGGCAACTCCCCCGGCGCGGGGATGCTGCTCAAGGTCTCCCGCCCGGCGCTGAAGCAGGGCACGGTGGACACCACCGAGGGCGAAGCGGTCACCAGCGTCGTCTACGGCGTTCCGCTCACCGGCACCAAGGCACCCCACTCCATGGGCGCCGGCGACGTCGCGAAGTGGGGGCAGCTCGACGCCCCGAGCGACGCGACCGCCGTCTTCCCGGCCGACTCCGTGCCGCCGTCCCACGACGGCGCGGACCTGACGGGCGGCGGCTACACGCGCGCCGAGGTGCACTACCTCGACGCCTCCGGCCGTACCGTCAACACGGCGGAGCCCGGCAAGCACATCAGCACCACCGAGTACGACCGGTTCGGCAACACCGTCCGTGAACTGAGCGCAGCCAACCGCGAGTTGGCACTCGGCACGACGGACGCGCAGAAGGACACGCTGACGGGTCTGGGCATCATCTCCCGGTCCACGGCCGAGCGAGCGCACCTGCTGTCGACCACCTCCCTGTTCAACGAGGCCGGCACCCGGGAACTCGAGGAGTTCGGCCCCCTCCACCGGGTGGACCTGACCGAGGACCTCAAGGACGGAACCACCGTTCTGGTCAAGGCCGACACGTCCGTGCCGGCCCGCACCTGGACGGTCAACGAGTACGACGAGGGACGTCCCACCGACGGCACGGCCAAGGTCAGGGACCAGGTCACTCTCAAGATCGTCGGCGCCCGTGTCCGCGACTACTACTCGGTCATGGGTGAGAAGCGGGTCACCGAGACCCAGTACGACTGGGCCAAGGGCCTGCCGAAGCTGGTCATCCAGGACTCCGGCGGCCTGAACCTGACGACCAGCGCCGCGTACGACGCACAGGGGCGGATCACCGACGTCGTGCCTCCGGCCGGCACCGGTGAGGACGCCGCCAGCCGCGTCACCGAGTACTGGGCGGCCGACGGCACCGGCTTCTGCAAGGGCCGTCCCGAGTGGGCCGACCAGGTCTGCTGGAGCGGACCCGCCGGAAAGATCACCGGTGGCGGCAGCCGGCCCGACGAGGTGACCGACTCCACCGTGGAGTACGGCTACTTCGGCCAGCCGACCAAGGTCACCGACACCGCCAACGGCCAGTCGCGCACGACCACCCGGTCGTACGACGACGCGGGCCGGCCGTTGAAGACCACGGTGACCGGCGGCCTCGGCCAGGCGGTCCCGGAGTCCACCGTGGAGTACGACCCTGCCACGGGCGAGGTCACCAAGATCACCTCTCCGACGGCGGGCACGATCACCAAGGCGTACGACAAGCTCGGCCGCCTCGTCTCGTACACCGACGCCGACGGCGGCCGGACCACCACCGCCTACGACGTGCTCGACCGCGCGGTCAAGGTCAGCGACACCGTCCCGTCGACCGTCACCTACACCTACGACCACAGCGCCGAGCCGCGCGGGCTGGTCACCAGGACCAGTGACTCCGTCGCCGGTGACTTCTCCGCCACGTACGACGCGGACGGCTCCGTCGCCTCCGAGAAGCTGCCCGGTGGCTACACCCTGAACGTCACCGAGGACGCCACCGGCGCCCCGACGTCCAGGGCCTACACCCGGGACAGCGACGGCACCACCGTCTACACCGACGTGGTGACCCGTTCGGTCCAGGGACGGACGACCAGCCACTCCGGTTGGTCCGACCAGCGCTACGGATACGACAGGGCCGGGCGTCTGACCACGGTCGAGGACACCGTCGGCGAGGTGTGCACCCGGCGCACGTACACCTTCGACAAGCGCGCCAACCGCACCGGCCTGACCACCGCGACGGGCGAGGCCTCCGGCGCCTGCCCCACCACGGGAGGCACCACCACCAGCCACACCTACGACAGCGCCGACCGGCTCGTCGACTCCGGTTACTCCTACGACGCCTTCGGCCGCACCACCGCCCTGCCGGGCGGCACCGTCGACTACTACGCCAACGACCTCGCCTACCGTCAGACGGCGAACGGCAAGCGGCAGACCTGGCAGCTCGACGCGGCCATGCGCTTCCGCTCCTGGACGGCCGAGACCGGCAGTGGCACCACCTGGACGCAGACCGCGTCCAAGGTCAACCACTACGGCGACGACAGCGACAACCCCCGCTGGATCGTCGAGGACACCGCGAGCGGAGCCGTCAGCCGCAACGTGCGGTCCGTCTCCGGCGACCTGGCCGCGGTCACCGGCAAGACCGGTGACACGGAGCTGCAGTTCACCACCGTCCACGGCGACGTGGCGCTCCAGCTCCCGCTGGACGCGAGCAAGGCACCCGTCGCCGTCGACACGGACGAGTACGGCAACGCCCGCGAGGGCGGCGGCGCCGGCCGCTACGGCTGGCTCGGCGCCAAGCAGCGCTCCGCCGAGACCCCCACCGGTCTCGTCCTCATGGGGGCCCGCCTCTACAACCCCACCACCGGCCGGTTCCTGTCCGTCGACCCCGTCACGGGCGGCAGCTGCAACAGCTACGAGTACGTCTGCGGCGACCCCATCAACCTGGTCGACCTCGACGGCAGGATGACGGCGGTCGCCCTCGTCGGCATGGCCGGCCTCGGCGTCAGCGCCGGCACGGTACTCGCCGTGATCGGTGTGGGCGCGGTCGTCGCGATCATCGGCCTCATCTGGTGGAAGGGCAAGAAATGGGCCATCAACAAGGTGAAGAGGCTCTGGCGCGAGGCCCGCAAATCCGGGAAGGAGAAGGGGAACGATGTGCCCGACTTCGCCAAGGGTGAGCGGAAAGGAAAAAATGAAACGCTCGACAAGGCGACCGACCGGGTCATGAAGAAGGGCGGATACCGTCCGCCGTACCAAAAGGGGCCGAGGTCGGTCTACAACAAGGTCCGCAAGTATCTGTCCCGTAACTGA
- a CDS encoding DUF499 domain-containing protein, with protein sequence MITRRTENVITPVEGDDIFPVLHTRLFQSTGTPAQRRTVADAYGDYYAEQFGGALPAVYRDPVYRDRIEAAYPFHPELIDPLTHRWGSLSGFQRTRDAHSIKALHAEGRVSPLIHPGDIPLHDPGVRAEILKITGGSYLSTLNADIIREDSRARIEDQRRGGEIERLRLAAKLATTAFVNSFGSDRVLGASDAQMAVGVGRPGLSRGALEDVRDTVRNVAWYMRYEGGRYRFTTEPNLNKVIVERESAVPEDTIAELLEEATKSVAPAKSPWRTQTGVLGSADVRDEPRLTLALLDPEHRVEPSEPGTVGDAAHLRDEEVVGSNPATPTAQHRVRPAQEVS encoded by the coding sequence GTGATCACGCGCCGGACGGAGAACGTCATCACACCGGTCGAGGGCGATGACATCTTTCCCGTCCTGCATACCCGGCTGTTCCAGAGCACTGGGACTCCTGCCCAGCGCCGTACGGTCGCGGACGCTTACGGCGACTACTACGCCGAGCAGTTCGGTGGTGCTCTCCCGGCTGTTTACCGTGATCCTGTCTACCGCGACCGCATCGAGGCCGCTTACCCCTTCCACCCCGAGCTGATCGATCCGCTCACCCATCGCTGGGGCTCGCTGTCCGGCTTCCAGCGCACGCGCGACGCGCACAGCATTAAGGCTCTCCATGCGGAGGGGCGTGTCTCCCCACTCATTCACCCGGGGGACATCCCTCTGCATGACCCCGGGGTGCGAGCCGAGATTTTGAAGATCACCGGTGGTTCCTACCTGTCGACTCTGAACGCCGACATCATCCGCGAGGACTCCCGAGCCCGCATCGAGGACCAGCGCCGCGGCGGCGAGATCGAGAGGTTGCGACTCGCGGCCAAACTCGCCACGACAGCCTTCGTCAACTCCTTCGGTTCCGACAGAGTCCTGGGTGCATCCGACGCCCAGATGGCTGTGGGTGTGGGCCGACCGGGGCTGTCTCGCGGCGCCCTCGAGGATGTCCGGGACACCGTCAGGAATGTCGCCTGGTACATGCGCTACGAGGGCGGCCGCTACCGTTTCACCACCGAACCCAACCTGAACAAGGTCATCGTGGAGCGCGAGAGCGCTGTACCCGAAGACACGATCGCCGAGCTGTTGGAAGAGGCCACCAAGAGTGTGGCTCCGGCCAAGTCCCCCTGGCGGACGCAGACCGGCGTCCTGGGCTCTGCGGACGTCCGTGACGAACCTCGTCTGACACTCGCTCTGCTCGATCCCGAGCACCGGGTCGAGCCTTCCGAACCAGGCACCGTTGGGGACGCAGCCCACCTTCGGGACGAAGAGGTCGTGGGTTCAAATCCCGCCACCCCGACAGCGCAGCACCGGGTCAGGCCCGCCCAGGAAGTTTCCTAG
- a CDS encoding cytochrome P450 family protein: MTDPLQDPRFFADPYPTYARLRDAAPVRKVPTGSGGRYSYLVTGYAEAREAFTDPRLSKNTARFFADRPSQRDLHPAVSQNMLATDPPEHARLRSLVTKAFTTGAVARLRPYIAALVDELLDAWPDHGPVDLVETLAVPLPVTVICEMLGVPESDRGLVRTWSSDLFAAGSPARIDAASHAIAHYMTDLVAATRKSPGESLLDDLIAARDGQDGQDRLTEEELVSLAVLLLVAGHETTTNFIGNAALALLQHPEYLDRLRSAPHLLENALDELLRFDSPVGIATFRYTTEPLTLGGTEIPAGAPVLIAPGAANRDPHRFPAPDQLDLSRAANGHLAFGHGIHRCLGAPLARAEAELALRCLITRFPDARLAVPAEKLTWRHTRLMRGLTSLPLVV; this comes from the coding sequence GTGACCGACCCGTTGCAGGACCCGCGCTTCTTCGCCGACCCCTACCCGACCTACGCCCGACTGCGCGACGCCGCACCGGTGCGGAAGGTGCCCACGGGTTCCGGAGGCCGCTACAGCTACCTGGTCACGGGCTACGCGGAGGCCCGGGAGGCGTTCACCGATCCCCGCCTCTCGAAGAACACCGCACGATTCTTCGCGGACCGGCCCTCACAGCGCGATCTCCACCCGGCCGTCTCCCAGAACATGCTCGCCACCGACCCACCCGAGCACGCACGACTACGGTCCCTGGTGACGAAGGCGTTCACCACCGGCGCCGTCGCCCGCCTGCGCCCCTACATCGCCGCCCTGGTCGACGAGTTGCTCGACGCCTGGCCGGACCACGGCCCGGTGGACCTCGTCGAGACCCTCGCGGTACCCCTCCCGGTCACCGTCATCTGCGAGATGCTGGGCGTACCGGAATCCGACCGCGGGCTCGTGCGCACCTGGTCGAGCGACCTGTTCGCCGCCGGATCCCCCGCCCGGATCGACGCCGCCTCCCACGCCATCGCCCACTACATGACCGACCTGGTCGCCGCCACACGCAAGTCCCCCGGTGAGAGCCTGCTCGACGACCTCATCGCCGCCCGAGACGGCCAGGACGGCCAGGACCGCCTGACCGAGGAAGAACTGGTCTCACTCGCCGTCCTCCTCCTGGTGGCAGGCCACGAGACGACAACCAACTTCATCGGCAACGCGGCCCTGGCGCTGCTCCAACACCCGGAATACCTGGACCGCTTGAGGTCCGCCCCCCACCTCCTCGAGAACGCCCTGGACGAACTGCTGCGCTTCGACTCACCTGTAGGCATCGCCACATTCCGCTACACCACCGAACCGCTCACCCTCGGCGGCACCGAGATCCCCGCAGGCGCCCCGGTACTCATCGCCCCCGGCGCCGCCAATCGCGACCCCCACCGCTTCCCCGCCCCCGACCAACTCGACCTCTCTCGCGCCGCCAACGGCCACCTGGCCTTCGGCCACGGCATCCACCGCTGCCTGGGAGCCCCTCTGGCCCGAGCCGAAGCCGAACTCGCCCTCCGCTGCCTCATCACCCGCTTCCCCGATGCCCGCCTGGCAGTCCCCGCCGAAAAACTGACCTGGCGCCATACCCGCCTGATGCGCGGCCTCACCTCCCTGCCTCTCGTCGTGTGA
- a CDS encoding DUF7336 domain-containing protein, which yields MDGQSRAYLLWHVRHAEPADGSEIRHFAADDDFWADEEEGDDVKLLGVYSSREKAQERIVRARLLPGFRDEPECFYIEEFTVDADEWKDGFVTVMTGGEGSEETEKTD from the coding sequence ATGGACGGACAGAGCCGGGCCTATCTGCTGTGGCATGTCAGGCACGCCGAGCCGGCCGATGGGTCGGAGATCCGGCACTTCGCCGCGGACGACGACTTCTGGGCCGACGAGGAGGAAGGGGACGACGTCAAACTCCTGGGCGTCTACTCGAGCCGGGAGAAGGCCCAGGAGCGCATCGTCCGGGCACGTCTGCTCCCGGGGTTCCGTGACGAGCCGGAGTGCTTCTACATCGAGGAGTTCACGGTGGACGCCGACGAGTGGAAGGACGGCTTCGTGACCGTCATGACCGGCGGTGAGGGCTCCGAGGAGACGGAGAAGACGGACTGA